The Nicotiana tabacum cultivar K326 chromosome 1, ASM71507v2, whole genome shotgun sequence genome segment caatagggacctggtgatctggtcccttagggttctccgacagaagtacaagtcagtgACTGTCCGCAATCAttataaagaggaacacaacagggacctgatcccttagggttctctgatagaagtacaagtcaactgcaCAGAAGTGACTATGcagacagtgcagcagtcacttctcattgggaagaagcgtgtaccaagaattgacatcactatctattgtgatgtcttttgtgatATAACAACCTAGTGCAAGGCACAACATCTTTTGTGCATTCaatgatattctctcaagcataacagtgttcatccggcattgaagtcactggtgtgtcaagaataagaagacaactccactaaggatcagtttcacAACGAGCTTATGtatatccgtagttgagttgtaatcttgttatttgttcttcattgtatttcctattttgctttcttagaagctttgtctCAGGAGAAACCAAAAATCCGTAAACTtccgagtttatgttgtgactaggattagtcataagtttaaagcctttgtaactaggagagttataaagtggcttgtggtgagagcatcacaagttagctgaagtctttgtaatagggttattgcaaagtgacttgtaatagtgaaattgcaagttagtgaagttaaaagcctacaagtgtaggtcgtggttttttgatccccttatgtgagatttttccacgtaaaaatcccttgtcttctttacttttagttttattagcattctcagcattatctcatagaggaccaggtactctacagtttggtggactcatacaaactaacagaTTCGAAGAGCGAGAAAGATAGATCTAGAGCGAGAGAGGGCACACTCTTCTAAGATCAGCAAAAGGAAAGTGGTgttttattgtgaaattaactTGATCATCTTGCTTGCCACGTGAATCTGTACacttttataacaaaataatttGCTATGTACAACCAATCTGAAATTAGGCAACAACACTGACAAAAACTGCTATTTCCCCTTCTTTTTAAAATCATGAAAGATCATATTTTGCAAGGGcaaaatagaaattaaataatttttattttaaaaagcaGTTTTTTAATGAAGATAGAATAGATTTTAGAGGTAGTTTGGTTCATATGATAAGGTGGGATATAAATTGGGACTAAATTTGACCCACGTTTGATTGTAGGGATTATCTAATAAGGGGATAAATTTTACACTAAAAAGGTGGGATTAGCCAATCCCATCGGATATCCCACCATTGTACCAAACGACCCTGTAGAGTGAAGCTTGAAGAAGGTAGGAAAACATCTCAAATGTTATTGCGATTATCCCTTGGAACATCTCAACAGCAGTTGGTATTATAAAGCTTAAGGAtaaataaaatttgattgaatAAGTGATCCATTACTTTGTCACTGGTATCGCAAAGTTCAGAAATTCCAACACCAACCACAAGGATTCGTGATTTCAGTTTTAACACATTCATCCACAGTTCCAATTTAAGGTTAAAATTTCTCTTTCATTCCTCTGgcaacttctttctttctcttcctttattttataattaacaaaaaatagttCCTATTTTGCACCTtgaaaactgaactctttcacaACTTTGCAAATATATGAATGCATTAAGGGGTAAAtcgtaaaataaaaaaagattagGTGTGAAACAAAAAGTAACGGATAGGTTAAGGGTATAAAAAGCAAAGAACTCCCCATTTGACCACCTAACATTTGTAAAATTTGCACCTTAGAAGACATGTAGAAAAAGTATGCAAGAGCTGAATATATTTAGCTGTCCTTTTAAATCCAGACGACATACCTTTGCCCGATGCATGCTCCCAATAGTAATGTATGCTATAAACATGCAGACCATCTCCTCCTCTATTCCACTCTTTAGCAAGCCCAACAGGCAATCAAGGACGTTACGTTTAGCAATGCTCCAGCTATCGATCAGCATCTTACAAAATTCAGATCTTCACTTGGTTAGTAGGAAAAAATACATGTCCCACATAGTCTAATTTGCAAATAAGAGGAATGCCTATTGAGAGCAAATGCTCACTATGTGAAGAGCAACCCGAGGACACAAACCGCTTATTTCTACATTGAAAAATTACTGCTCAATTGTGGGATATGTTTTTCATCATTTTGGGCTCAAAATGAACAATGCCAAAAGATATCTAGGAAAGTAAGGGCCCATTTTGAAGTTTACAAGCACAATTTTTTAGCGTTGAAGATGCTTTTCAACCTTAATCTAGACAATTCcaagtttttcttcttttaatcaAGGACAAGTTTCTTATTACCAGCTTACATACATAGAAATTTTGTCCCAAGATCTAAAAAGGCCAAGTTAGTGAATACCAGttataaaaaactaaaaaataatgtAGGCAAAAAAAGAATGCAGCCTAGATGGCCAGCGCTGGAGCTGGGAGGTGGACTTGCCCATGACTTGAAGATGACAAAGAACCTATTTTTACACCTTCAGCCGAACGATATTACTGTAAGAAGACTTTTTTAAAATATTGTGCTGGACAGCTTTACCAAATGGGTGGGTTCTTCGGAGGCTATTAGAAATTAGGCTGTAAACACATCAAATTTGACGTTGAATCAGGAACATGCTAAATTATAATCTCAATACATGCTGTTTAAGATGTTTCTACCTTTCAATCACTTAATTTATTTTAGTTTGTTCCTTTTTTCATTGGTTAGTTCATCAAAGTGTTTTGGTTCAACCACTAAAGCTCCTTATACCCGCGTACCTCTTTCTGGTGCTGGTCTCCCAGCACACTAATACATACAACTGTATTGATGGCAGGGCGGATTACGGAACGTACGTCATCTCTGAAACATCAATTGACGTATATATCAGATACAATCGTACGTTAGATAGGAAAAAGTAGgttaaatgagaaaaataaaaacaattcaCTCACTTGAAGAGATTAAGTAGAACCGGAAGAACATCAGCTTGAAAGAAGGCCTTAATCATATCACTATCGCTCACAACAGGATGAGGAATGAATGTTAATCTAGTACAATATCCATTGGAGGTCAGATCTACACCAGCAGAAAGGTAATAAAGTGCCCAGCATGCATTTTTCAGCACCTCTTCATCAACATTTGAAGTAAGAAGGTTACGAAGAGTTGGGAATGCTGGTTTCACCTGACAATTGAATTGTAATCAGTAATGTTTAGCATCAAATAGTTGcagatgcaaaaaaaaaaaaatcaacagtaATTAACCGACCTCGTTAGTGCTGTTCAAAATTTCCAGCAAATCATCTATAGCCCCACACTCAATTAGAGCATAATCACGACCTACAACGGATTGAGCAACCTTTCCCAGTTTCTCCACCGCCTATATTTGGAAGGAAAAAACAATCAGTCTGCTAATAAACATAGCTTCAGTCTATACAGCATAGGGGTCTGCAATTTTAAAACATACCTGCTGATAAACATTACCATCTGGAAAATGCAAAAGCTTTAGAAGAGTTTCCACCAGCTTATTCTTAATCACCAAATCAGTTAGCTCCAACAATTCAGGAATACTGTCTATGACAGCCTTAGCAGCTTCAGACTGTGACCACAAAACCATAAGAATAAAGCAAGTGTGAAGCTACAACCACAAGACACTAAAGAAGAGGCACAAAAAGGTGATCAACACATCACTATCTACCTTGAGCGCTGATGAATCCTCTCTCCCTAGAATTTCATTAAGTAGAGGAACAAGTTCACCAGAGTCTCGAGCATCTTCTAGTGCAGCGATCATACCTGTGAATTAAAATTTGCGAAGCTGGAGCAGTTCAAGAAAATCAGTAGAAACGAAGCTGGAGCAGTTCAAGAAAATCAGTAGAAACGAAGCTGGAGCAGTCATAGTCATACCGTAATGGAACAATTTTTGGAGTTGTTTGATCACCAACAACTTCATCAAATCACAATCACCACTTAAGAACATCAACTATTGATGGAACATCCAACTGTAAAACCAACAAATCAATTACCATTCAAACAAAATCACATTCAGACTATCGTTGGAAACAAAATACAATCAGCTTGCTAATCAACAGACCTTCAGTCTATACAACATAAGGGGTCTAAAACACACCGTATCCGACCTCTTAGGGTCAATCTACCTAGTTTCTAAGAACACAAAAGACTAACAAGTAGCTCCAGTATTCaaggtaactctatccaccaaggcttaGGCTTGGATAGACGGGAAGAAATTACCTAGTGTTATTCGCCTTCTCtaggatttgaacctgagacctcatggttctcacccACTTTATTGACCACTACGCCACAACCTTGGGTGCTCCACTATTCAAGGTTTACCAATCAACAAGATAAATGGGCATGCACAATGTACTGatataataagaagaaaaatcacaatatttttaaaaaaaaaccacCTCATCGTAATTCACCTCGGGATCCTTAGGCAGTTTCCGAAGACGCTTCGCAGCACCACGTGTTACCATAGGCATCTTagtaaaaatcctttaaaaattgaaaactgCAAGAAGGAAAATAGGTAGTATTACGGGAAGGGAATTGAATCAATGTAACCCTAAAATTGAAAGATAGAAGCAAGAGTTAACAGTAGTACCGGAAAATACCTAAAACAGAGCAAATAGCTACAAACACAATACTAACACCAATGGCAGGGATGGACTGATTAATATGTCAAAAAAACAACAATAAACACAACATTAACACCAAAAGGACATGCAACGATGAATTATACTAGTATTAAAATTCTTACGGCAAATCGACGTTTGACGTTTACTCAGGGGAAAACTGTTAAGGCACGGGTCCTTCGACTGTTAAGGCAGCGATTCAGAGCAGAAGAGCAGAGAagaaagggaagaagaagaagaagatcatacCTGGAACTTAGcgttgaaaaagaaagaagatctGAAAACCCCTTTGAAAGCAGCAGCGAAAGAAAAAACTCCCAAAGTAGCAGGCGTTTggatgatttttattttatttaaaaaaaaatagtttttgagTTAAGTTTGAAAAAATTgtatgaaatttgaaattatatttgaacatatattttatttttaaaaaaaatcacagttttgTGAGTTGGAAAAAGAAtttccaaaaatttatttttccggGACAAATACattctttttttaaaagtttgggagaaagaaaaaagatttcCCCTTCCTCATTCGTATCCCGTacgcaaaatacataagttgtcaCCGGAACAATACACCAAATCCTTGTTATACACTTTCTGTGAACATAAATAAtattacacactcaaccttttaaAAGTGTGTCTAATACACACCGCTTTTGACCAGGACTCAGCATGTGTAAAACACCACGATAGAAGCGTGTCTACTAATAAAAATACtgtctaattatttattttatgtcaTGTGTCTGCAATCTCCTCATCTTCCCCACCcttcctctatctctctcttccGCCAGCCAACACCTCCCCCCACCAAatcccttctttttctttttctttctgattttctCTTAAATATACATATTTTGCATTAATCTCAAGCTTCCAATCTATTTTGAAGAGGAGGCTGAATTTTTTATTCTGAAAGTTGGTGGTAGCGATGACAGCCATGGAAATGACAAACAAAATTTTGGAAGAGAGCTATAAATGAAAATAGTCCGTTTATGTCTTTGTTGATGTAGATAAGCTTCAATAGATATGGTACCCAAGCAGTTGTAATTTTCGATCTACCTTTGCCATTGTTGCATTTTTTTTAACAATGACCTTGTTGTGGTGATGATATGGTGGTGTGAGCCATGACTTATTGgcttttgatgtttttatttctttctggGATTAAATCACTTGGGCTTCTAATTTTTGGGTTGAATTGTGTGTTCTAATGTTTTGGGTGGTCCGTGGAGGAGGAGATGGAGGTGGAAGAGATGGGGTTGGAGAAGATGATGGTATATgtgtaattttatattttttgttttatttatttatgttaatgACATGTGTCACGACCTTATTGGTGCGTGACATTACTCATAATTAGGTAAAGTGGTCAAGAAAAAAGTGGGGTGTATTAGACAAACTTttaaaaggttgagtgtgtaatattatttgtgtccacagaaagtgtgtaacagggatttggtcCATTGTTCGGGtgccaacttatgtattttgcctatcCCATAAGTTAGGTATAAATAGAGAATCCTTTCTCCTATACGAATCGATATTATTCTATTTCACATCCTTCCTCGTACCTCCGAAAATCTTAGTACCGATCCAATTTATTCTGCGTCTTTCTTGGGATTGGTTCTTGTGTTTGTCCATATTTTATATTCTATTTAACTCCTATTTTGTAGCTATTGCGCAGCTACTTATTTTACATAGGAGCTATAAATTTTAATCATCTTTGCTGTGATGttcaaattttcattttggaGCGTAGGAGATGGATTTACTTCGATGGATTGCATAAGCCTTTTTATTTCACTAATTACTACTGTTTCATATGCGTCATGATACATAATTATTTGTACAACAAAATCAAACTAGATTATAGAGAAAGATTTTATAAGTAGTAGTCAACAAATTAAAATTCATTTATCAAACTGATTTTGTTTTTCATTTAAACGGatttaataattcttttaatTGCTTTAATAAGCGCAATTGTTGTAGCTCGTCCgtaaaaaaatttatattaaaatttgaaattcaaaTAAATGTGTTCTGTCTTATCACATTCAATTTCCTTTATAGTGGTGCGTGTGTGTTTTTAATGATGGACGCTTTTTCTTAAGAAAATGCTCTTCATGAGAAAGTTATTTTCAGTAGTTTGGTATGATGGAAGTCATTTTACATCGGAAGGGAAAAAATTTCGGGaaactagaaaaaataaacagaaTTAAGATTTATTAattctcaaaaataaataaataaataaataaatagaaataacAAAAATTGACAGTCTACATGCCACATATCTATACTGCATTCTGTCATAATTCTAATTTATTCAATCTTTCAAACAGATTATTTATAGTTATAGAGAATGCATCTTGGAATTTCTCCAGCTTAGACTTTGGATCTCCGTACACTAATCCAGGTAACAACTCATAAATAATGTACCTTCTCATGTTCTCTCTTTCTTTAGCAGGAATTTGCATAAGCCTCTCTACTACATTGACTTTCATATTTCTCACATCTTCTTGATCTATGAAAACTGAGTATTTTCTATGATCTTCTGGTAAATGCCATGAATATTGATAGTACGCGGTAAAGGGATCAAAGATCACTGGAATACAACCTGATATTAACGAATCGAAAACTGATTTTCGTGTTGGACTATCACCTGGAGGCTGTAAACAGAATTCAGATTCCATGAATAGCTCAATTATCGACTCGGGCTGGTCACATTTACCTGAGTTACAATTCAAGAATTTGCATTCTTCATCTTTAGTTGAAGTGCATTGGTTGATCAACATTGATCTTATGTTCTCTGGTGCACCAGGCCTAGCTGCACCAGCAAAGGACACGAGGCTTTTCCGATTTGACTTGATGATCTTGAGCTGCCACGTTATTATATCATCGTCCGATTGTGGATGGAAATAAGTAGGATGAGGTATTCCTATGTCGTTAACATGCCATGGTTGTCGTTCAATCAAGAGCTTAACCGGATTCTGCATTTCGTCTAGTTCCAAGAACCTACTCCCCCATTTTGTGTCACTGGATCTTCTGAAATCccatgaaatttttcctaaaacaAAGACATGATCATTACCTGATTTTTGAAACCAATGCTTTTGTGACTCTAGCCATCTTACAAGGTCTAGTCCCAACGTGTCCTTGACATCGTTCGAGACATTCTTGAAATGCCATCTCAAGATATCCAATCCACCATAGAAAGGCACATAAAATAGCTTTGCTTCATCTGCATTGTATACTCTACAAGGATGATTCATAACGCGCGAATGAAATATCAGCTCCAACGAATACTGATGTGTTTGGTACCACCCTTTGCCAAGTTTCTGTATCGATTCGCCCATTGCATCATTGCTGAAGTACTTGCAGAGATTGACCCAAGGAATCATATCTGCACATTGAGCTACCAAGTCTTTGTTGAACTTTGTTGGTAATTCATACACATAAATTCCCCTGCCATCACATGTTGTATGATTTTTGCTCGTTGCAACCCACGAACGATGCACCTGCAATTGATCCTCCACATCATTGTAAGCCATCTCTAGTTCCTCATCACCACTTTTAACCATGTTGTTTCTGAAAGCAAGAATTTGATTTCCTGCAATAGAATTAA includes the following:
- the LOC107791745 gene encoding importin subunit alpha-1a-like isoform X1, whose translation is MFLSGDCDLMKLLVIKQLQKLFHYGMIAALEDARDSGELVPLLNEILGREDSSALKSEAAKAVIDSIPELLELTDLVIKNKLVETLLKLLHFPDGNVYQQAVEKLGKVAQSVVGRDYALIECGAIDDLLEILNSTNEVKPAFPTLRNLLTSNVDEEVLKNACWALYYLSAGVDLTSNGYCTRLTFIPHPVVSDSDMIKAFFQADVLPVLLNLFKDDVRSVIRPAINTVVCISVLGDQHQKEMLIDSWSIAKRNVLDCLLGLLKSGIEEEMVCMFIAYITIGSMHRAKCCEKHSLQHLKHEARPRALL
- the LOC107791745 gene encoding importin subunit alpha-1a-like isoform X3, translating into MIAALEDARDSGELVPLLNEILGREDSSALKSEAAKAVIDSIPELLELTDLVIKNKLVETLLKLLHFPDGNVYQQAVEKLGKVAQSVVGRDYALIECGAIDDLLEILNSTNEVKPAFPTLRNLLTSNVDEEVLKNACWALYYLSAGVDLTSNGYCTRLTFIPHPVVSDSDMIKAFFQADVLPVLLNLFKDDVRSVIRPAINTVVCISVLGDQHQKEMLIDSWSIAKRNVLDCLLGLLKSGIEEEMVCMFIAYITIGSMHRAKCCEKHSLQHLKHEARPRALL
- the LOC107791745 gene encoding importin subunit alpha-1a-like isoform X2, which gives rise to MFLSGDCDLMKLLVIKQLQKLFHYGMIAALEDARDSGELVPLLNEILGREDSSALKSEAAKAVIDSIPELLELTDLVIKNKLVETLLKLLHFPDGNVYQQAVEKLGKVAQSVVGRDYALIECGAIDDLLEILNSTNEVKPAFPTLRNLLTSNVDEEVLKNACWALYYLSAGVDLTSNGYCTRLTFIPHPVVSDSDMIKAFFQADVLPVLLNLFKDDVRSVIRPAINTVVCISVLGDQHQKEMLIDSWSIAKRNVLDCLLGLLKSGIEEEMVCMFIAYITIGSMHRAKGEKLLFLPVL
- the LOC107791742 gene encoding putative xyloglucan galactosyltransferase GT20: MAISVSKKKAKSYKRVEPKELSFIFSSFLAKLLFRIPTIVLILILIFLWSSSTTIISGKVVHVCVSSRKLNNLYCISAGTEPNIDTAISPINGTSPSILADTKDTASNVVDVLLKESSPLDIPSLMVNGSSTSTDNVVDVLIQKSSPLDVPTPMVNGSSTSTNNVVDVLLKESSRLDIPTPMVNESSTSTNNVVDVLLKESSRLDIPTPMVNESSTYTDNVVDVLIQKSSSLDIPISRVNESSTFNPSEKQTSTSVSVNSIAGNQILAFRNNMVKSGDEELEMAYNDVEDQLQVHRSWVATSKNHTTCDGRGIYVYELPTKFNKDLVAQCADMIPWVNLCKYFSNDAMGESIQKLGKGWYQTHQYSLELIFHSRVMNHPCRVYNADEAKLFYVPFYGGLDILRWHFKNVSNDVKDTLGLDLVRWLESQKHWFQKSGNDHVFVLGKISWDFRRSSDTKWGSRFLELDEMQNPVKLLIERQPWHVNDIGIPHPTYFHPQSDDDIITWQLKIIKSNRKSLVSFAGAARPGAPENIRSMLINQCTSTKDEECKFLNCNSGKCDQPESIIELFMESEFCLQPPGDSPTRKSVFDSLISGCIPVIFDPFTAYYQYSWHLPEDHRKYSVFIDQEDVRNMKVNVVERLMQIPAKERENMRRYIIYELLPGLVYGDPKSKLEKFQDAFSITINNLFERLNKLEL